One window of Hymenobacter sp. BRD128 genomic DNA carries:
- a CDS encoding TlpA disulfide reductase family protein, with product MKNYLASLLLLAPGLALAQTPAPAAYPYVLKGQLGRFNAPAKVYLVDGMTPIDSATLRRGRFELKGSTPYPHSATLVLERQGRLQSGMREMKMGGKMRKYYFESPDRLRLFLEPEVVVVMSADSVHKARVAGAPLNADWQRLDEYTKPISAKMKTVKSQEQFNAIGKEFAQAYYAFIKAHPTSWVSLEALQYASQMGGPPQYADVAPLYAALTPAQQASPPGKFYGEMLAGLKNSALGTSAPAFTQSTPEGKPVSLADYRGKYVLIDFWASWCTPCRAENPNVLKAYEAFKGRNFEVLGVSLDDERTRAAWVKAIADDHMPWTQVSDLRGGDNAVAQQYGVKSIPQNFLIDPSGKIVASNLRGEELLTTLARLLK from the coding sequence ATGAAAAACTACCTCGCCAGCCTGCTCCTGCTGGCCCCCGGCCTGGCCCTGGCCCAAACGCCCGCGCCCGCCGCTTACCCCTACGTGCTGAAAGGGCAGCTTGGCCGCTTCAACGCCCCAGCCAAGGTGTACTTGGTCGACGGGATGACGCCCATCGACTCGGCCACGCTGCGGCGGGGGCGATTTGAGCTGAAGGGCAGCACGCCCTATCCGCACTCGGCCACGCTGGTGCTGGAGCGCCAGGGCCGGCTGCAATCGGGCATGCGCGAAATGAAGATGGGTGGTAAGATGCGCAAGTATTATTTCGAGTCGCCCGACCGCCTCCGCCTGTTCCTGGAGCCGGAGGTGGTGGTAGTAATGAGCGCTGATTCTGTGCACAAAGCCCGCGTAGCTGGCGCACCGCTCAATGCTGACTGGCAGCGCCTGGATGAGTATACGAAACCTATCAGCGCGAAAATGAAAACGGTTAAGTCGCAGGAGCAATTTAATGCCATAGGCAAGGAATTTGCGCAAGCTTATTACGCTTTCATCAAAGCTCATCCTACGTCCTGGGTTAGCTTGGAGGCGTTGCAATATGCCTCGCAGATGGGCGGGCCGCCCCAGTACGCCGACGTGGCGCCGCTCTACGCCGCCCTCACGCCGGCCCAGCAGGCTAGCCCGCCCGGCAAATTTTACGGGGAGATGCTGGCGGGCCTTAAAAATTCGGCTTTGGGGACGTCGGCGCCGGCCTTCACCCAATCAACGCCCGAGGGCAAGCCGGTATCGCTGGCCGACTACCGGGGCAAGTACGTGCTAATCGATTTCTGGGCGAGCTGGTGCACCCCCTGCCGCGCCGAAAATCCCAACGTGCTCAAGGCCTACGAGGCGTTTAAAGGGCGTAATTTTGAAGTGTTGGGCGTGTCGCTGGATGACGAAAGAACCCGCGCCGCGTGGGTAAAAGCCATTGCCGACGACCACATGCCCTGGACGCAGGTGTCGGACCTGCGTGGTGGTGACAATGCCGTGGCTCAGCAGTACGGCGTGAAGTCTATTCCGCAGAATTTTCTCATTGACCCCAGCGGCAAAATCGTGGCCAGCAACCTGCGCGGCGAAGAACTACTAACCACGCTGGCCCGGCTTCTGAAGTAG
- the hisS gene encoding histidine--tRNA ligase, which produces MEKPSIPQGTRDFGPAQVARRQHIFNVIRRTFETFGYAPLETPTLENLSVLTGKYGDEGDQLLFKVLNSGNFLVKERRGEITPLVTAEDLEAGHKAVLPKIAEKGLRYDLTVPFARYVAMNRGTLTFPFKRYQMQPVWRADRPQRGRYREFYQCDADVVGTDSLLCEAEIVLMMAQVLNGLGLDDFTIKINHRGVLRNIYQALGGEGKETDLFVAIDKLDKIGRDGVSKELLEKGFSAPTIDTLFALLGVEGDYAEKLERLMVGFVTAGVEPDGLRPTADSEDDDDAAFYRGLNELAEVRDLLQASGFRQFDRLEFDPTLARGLSYYTGCIFEVKINNVAMGSVSGGGRYDNLTGSFGLPGVSGVGFSFGVDRLYDCLETLNLFTETGETPTRVLLTHFSAEAGRAALPLLAELRAAGIPAELYPDAGKLPKQFKYADAKGIPLVLVLGPEELAAGVAKIKIMKTGEEKTLALSEVVANLTV; this is translated from the coding sequence ATGGAAAAACCCAGCATTCCGCAAGGCACCCGCGATTTTGGCCCGGCCCAGGTGGCCCGCCGCCAGCACATTTTCAACGTCATCCGGCGCACATTCGAGACGTTTGGCTACGCCCCGCTCGAAACGCCGACCCTCGAAAACCTGTCGGTGCTCACCGGCAAGTACGGCGACGAAGGCGACCAACTGCTATTTAAAGTCTTGAACTCCGGCAACTTCCTGGTGAAGGAGCGCCGGGGCGAAATCACGCCCCTCGTGACGGCCGAAGACCTCGAAGCCGGCCATAAAGCCGTGCTGCCCAAAATCGCCGAAAAGGGCCTGCGCTACGACCTCACCGTGCCCTTTGCCCGCTACGTGGCCATGAACCGCGGCACGCTCACTTTCCCCTTCAAGCGCTACCAGATGCAACCCGTGTGGCGCGCCGACCGCCCGCAGCGCGGCCGCTACCGCGAGTTTTACCAGTGCGACGCCGACGTGGTGGGCACCGACTCGCTGCTCTGCGAGGCCGAGATTGTGCTGATGATGGCGCAGGTGCTCAACGGGTTAGGCCTCGATGATTTTACCATCAAAATCAACCACCGGGGCGTGCTGCGCAATATTTACCAGGCGCTGGGGGGCGAGGGCAAAGAAACCGACTTATTCGTGGCCATCGATAAGCTCGACAAAATCGGGCGCGATGGCGTGAGCAAGGAACTGCTGGAAAAAGGCTTTTCGGCGCCCACCATCGACACGCTGTTTGCCTTGCTGGGAGTCGAGGGCGACTACGCCGAAAAGCTGGAGCGCCTCATGGTGGGTTTCGTGACGGCCGGCGTGGAGCCCGATGGCCTGCGCCCCACCGCCGACAGCGAAGACGACGACGATGCCGCCTTCTACCGGGGCCTCAACGAGCTGGCCGAGGTGCGCGACCTGCTGCAAGCCAGTGGCTTCCGGCAGTTCGACCGCCTGGAGTTTGACCCCACCCTAGCCCGGGGCCTGAGCTACTACACGGGCTGCATTTTCGAGGTAAAAATCAACAACGTGGCGATGGGCAGCGTGAGCGGCGGCGGTCGCTACGACAACCTCACCGGCTCGTTTGGCCTGCCGGGCGTGAGCGGCGTGGGCTTCTCGTTTGGCGTGGACCGCCTCTACGACTGCCTCGAAACACTGAACCTCTTTACCGAAACCGGCGAAACGCCCACCCGCGTGCTGCTCACCCACTTCTCGGCCGAAGCGGGCCGGGCGGCCCTGCCGCTGCTGGCCGAGCTGCGCGCCGCCGGCATCCCGGCCGAGCTCTACCCCGATGCGGGCAAGCTGCCAAAGCAGTTCAAGTACGCCGATGCCAAGGGCATTCCGCTGGTGCTGGTGCTGGGCCCCGAGGAGCTAGCGGCGGGCGTGGCGAAGATTAAAATCATGAAAACCGGCGAGGAAAAAACGCTGGCGCTGAGCGAAGTAGTGGCTAACCTGACGGTGTAA